From the genome of Leptotrichia sp. HSP-342:
ATAATACTTTTTTATAGTAAAACTTGTTTAAAACAAAACTCAAAAGCTATGACCATTTTACTCAAACCATAAATTTATATAATTTTAGCAGTTTAAATTAAAATAGGTTTGAGTATATCTTGAATAATCTTTAATAACAAATAAAACTGCCCCAAAATCAAATTTTATAATTAATTTTGAAACAGCCTTATTCAATATAAATTTATACATTAGAAAGAGATATCATCAAGAGAAATGTCTTCTAAATCATCTTTCTCATTTTGTTCTACTGGTTGAGTTTCTTCTTTCAAGTACTGTGTATCAAGCACTTTAAAGAATGGATAGTAAATAAGGCATCCAATTATAACCAGTATTATTTGGAAAAGTCCCGCAATTATACTTCCTGTAGCCAGCCATCCTGAAAAGAACATTGGTGTTGTCCAAGGCAATAAAACTCCTGTTGTACGAGGTATAATATTTAACAAAGTGGCAGCTGTGGACAAAATCGTATTAACAAGTGGAACCAATAAAAATGGCACTGCTATAATTGGATTTAATACAACTGGAAGTCCAAATATAACCATTTCATTTATACCAAAGATTCCTGGAACTATAGACAATTTACCTAATTTTTTCATACGTTCTGATTTACCTTTAAATATCATAAGCAATACAAGAGATAGTGTACTTCCTCCACCACCAAAGTTACAGAAGAAGTCTCCAAATGGTCCTGCGAATATATTAGGCAAAGGTTGATGTGCATTATATGCAGCTAGGTTTTCAGCAGTCAATGCTAAATGTATGGGATTGAAAATAGTATTTGTAACTGCTGGACCGTTTATACCAAAGAACCAGAATAATGTTGACAAAAATTGATAAATAGGCTCAAATATAAGGCTTTGACCAAATCCCATCAAAGGTGCCTGTAATACTTTATAAATAAAATCATGTGCATATCCTTCTTTTGTCAAGAATAAGAACCCAAGTCTTATTATAAAGAATGTAAACATAACAAACATACTTGGAATCAATGCTGCAAATGAATTCATTACCGCAGGTGGCACACCATCCGGCAATTTTATTGTCCATCCTTTATTTTTAATTGCCGTAAATATTGTTACAGAAACCAATGCTGTAATCATTGCTAAAAATAATCCTTTTGTTCCTAAATTCCCTGATGCAAATCCGCTAAAAGCTTTACCTTCCTTATCTACAAAAAGTGGATGTGTCTGAGGACTTATAATCAGAAATGCAACTAATGAAACTGCAGCTCCTGCAATACCTTCTATTCCTTTTTCTTTACCATAATAATAACCAATACCAATAACCCCAAGAAGAGCTATTATACCAAATGTAGAATTGATAACTGCATCAAGGTGTCCATCCCACCCTTTTCCCAAAAATTTTGCAATAAATTCTGTATATCCAGGAATTGGAAAATTCCCAATAACTAAAAATATTGAAGCTACTATAATTAACGGTGTACCTACTAAAAATCCATCACGGATTGCTGTTAAAACTTTATTACTGCTTAATTTAGTAGCCAAAGGTCCTAAAATTTTCTCTAATTTATCAAACATCTTCCTTTACCGCCTTTTCTTTTAGTATTTTTATTGCTCTTTTTAAAATACGTTCTCCATCGACTTTTCCATAATCTTCCAAGTCAATTACTGCCACAGGAATTCCCTTTGGCTCATATTTTGAAGCTGTTTCTTCAAATTTAAATTTTACTTGAGGCCCAAGCAATATTATATCTGGATGAAATTCTTCAACAATAACATCTATCTTATTGTCAGGAAAAGCCTTTACTTCAACAGGAAGACTATGCTTATCTGCCACATCCTGCATTTTTTTGGCAACTAAGCTTGTAGACATTCCCAAAGCACAAAACAAATATATTCTTTTCATAAAATCCTCCTCCAATTATGTATAATTTATAATTTATTATATTTTTTATTTTTATCTATCATTTGAAGCAGCAATCATTCTAATTGTATGTCTTACACCTCTTATGGCGATTGACAGTTCCATTATATTTTCATAATTTGCAACTCCTGAATATCCAGCATCTCCAATATGCTGAATATCCACTCCCGCAATTTTATTCATTATTGCTATTTGTCTTATTGTTTCTCTTGTGGAGCTTTCTTGACTTGTTCCTATCGCAGACATTGATAATGCTCCATTTTCCTTAATAAATCTTACAGCCTTTATCATTTCATCTTGAGTAAAGCCAGGTACTGTTCCCACAGCTGGAAGCATAATAACATCTGCACCGCTTTCAATAAATTCTTTTACAACATCTAAATTTGCGACAGGTTCATCAACTCCTGCTGAATGCATTTTCCCTGCGATTACCATTCCACTAAAATATTTTTTAGCCTGTTTTATTCCTTCTGAAATTCGATTGTTTGTAACTCCCGTACCAGGATTTCCTGTAAGACATACAAAGTCAAATCCCATTTCCTCTATTTTTTTTAATGTTGCTTCAGAACACATTCTTCCTTCAGGAATAATCTCTATTTCCTCCATCATATCCGCATTCAAGTCTACAGGCTCAAGATTCAGACCTACTGGTCTACCTGTAAGCTTTTTTAAAAGCTTTATTGGTTCATCACTTTCAGGCAAAGCTGCTATAACAGGATTATACACATCTAATCCATTCAATAATATAAGATCTGCTCCAAATGCTCTTGCTAATTCGCTATTTGTAACATCTCCTGTAACGCTTCTTCTTCCTGTAACATTTTCTGAAAGCACTGTTCTTCCTTCACTTGCTTTAATTGCATTTTTTAAATCTTGTCCTGACATTTTACTAAAATCACTAGTAAAACAACTTAATAATCTTTTTCCCATCTTTTTTCCTCCAATTTTAACTCTATCTTTAAATTCTTCTGCTTTTCACTATCGTTATACCCCACATTTTTCATTTTGTCAAAAAAAATTTTAATTATTAATTTAATATTTTTTATATTATTTATTAGTTGATTTTTTCTTTAATTTAAGATATAATTAAAGAAAGACGAATAGTTATTTAGCTTTTTCGTCTAATTATAAATACTTTATAATAAAAAAATTTTAATATAAAAATTAAACGAAACTTATAAATTTTCTTTCGTCAGTTAGGAGAATAGAATGGATATTTATTTTTCAGAAAAATTTACAAATTTAAAAAATACTATTAATCTTAAATTTTCAAAAAAAATAACAAAAAATGAAAAAAACTTTTTTAAATTATTATTCTTTAGAATTGCATCAGATTATTCATTTTTAGAAAAAGCTGAAATTAGATTTGAAGAACTGCTTCCCATACTTGAATTTCCTTCAATTCATGATTTTACAACATTTTTTAATGCTTTAATGGAAAAACATATATTTTTTTCTACAGATATGCAATTTTCAGGTTCTTTTGGAATTATTTCATCCTTTATTTTGCATTCTGACTATTGCCAGATATTTTTTACTGAAGAATTTAAAAACTGTTTTTCTCTCAAAAAAAATTTTTTCTCTCTTCTTGATATTGAAAAATTTATTTTTATGAATGATTTCTTCTCATTCAGTTTTTATAACAGTATTATTAAAAATTTTAAAGATAAGAACGAAGTTACTCTACCAGTTTCATTAGTAAAAACTTACCTAAACGCAAATGATAAATATGAAAGATTTTTTGATTTTGAAAAGTATATTTTAAAAAAAGCTATACTTGATATAAACACTTTTACAGATTTTTCAATTGAATATGAAAAAATAAAAGAACACAAAAAAGCAACGAATAAAATTACTTCAATAAGTTTTTATATAAATAAATCAAAACAATCCTACAAGCCTTTTGATAATAAAATTTATAAAATGTTGGAACCTATTAAAGAAAAAATTTCCAATCCTGAGGAAATTTACCATCTATTTGTACTTTATGTGTCAAAAAGAGGATATAAATATGTCTATGATAATATAGATTATGTCAAAAATTCTTTTTCTGAAGATTTTGAAAAGAATTTAAAAAAGGCTCTTATGCTTAATTTAGCTTCAAACAATCTAAAACTTTTTGTAAATGTATCAAAAACTGTTAAATCACCAATAGTCCTATTTTACACTCTTACAAGAAAACTTAACAAAATTAAAAGACATTATCCAAAAATTGAAGAACTTATGTATAACTTTAAATTAAAAAATATTGATTCTATCAGCTATTTTAACGATAATGACTCTTTTGAATTTTCAAATAAATATATTAGAATTTTTGTAAAATATTATTCTAGCAAAAAGTCCATTATTGAAATATATCTTCCAAGCAATATTATCGAAAAAATTAAACTAGAAAAGGAAATTTAATATTATACTCAATCCATTTAAAATGGAATTACTAAAAATTATACATTAAACAAAACTTTAATTGATTAAATTAATTAAGAATAAAAATAATAAAAACTGTCCAATATTCCTTTTTTAAGAATAAAAAGACAGTTTTTTCTTTTTTTATTTTTAAATTACAGATTATCTATTGATATTTCCGTAAAATCTTTTATAACATACGAAACTCCATCAATTGATGATAATTTATTGGTATCGAGTGTTGAAGAAACAGCTATAATTTTTGAAGCATTTGCTCTCTTTGCCGCCTCTATTCCAAGTATTGCATCTTCAAATACTGCACAGTTCTCAATATCTACATTTATATTTTTTGCAGCTTTCAAAAAAATATCTGGTTCTGGCTTTCCTTTAAAACTTCCGTCAGTATAAACAACTTTATTTATATCAAACCATTTTCCCAAATTTAGATGTTCAAAATAAAATTTTACATTGCTTATCGGAGCACCTGTTGCTATAGTAATTGGAATACCAGCCTCTTTTAACTTATTAAGAAATTCTGGCAATCCTTTTACTAATTTGAACATTTTCTCATCTTTTAGGCACATATCCCGATACATGCTTTCCTTTTCTTCTCCTAGTTTTTGAACTTCTTCATTTGAAAAATCTTTGTTAAAAAAGTATGAAAGTACAGTTTTATTATTTCCACCATGAATATACTTATGAATTTCTTCATTTGTTATTTCCCTACCAATTTTGCTTCTTAAAAATTTTTTCCATACATCTTCCTGTAAAGCACTATCAAAAAGCATTGTTCCATTAAAATCAAATAATATCCCTTTTATTTTCATTTTTCCTCCAAGTAAGCAAAAAATATTGATTATTTTAAAATATTACTTTCAATTTTATTTTTTTCCAATTTATATCAGAAAGTTTTACCTTAAATTTTATTATAAAATTTGGACTAATAAACTTTGATATCCTTCAAGAACTAACACTTTTCCGTCATTTTCAATATTCCCATAATTATTAATCAAAATATCTCCTAATTTGATTTCTTTTTTACCAATATTTTTGGCAATTTTACTTAATTCCACTTCCTGTTTTTTATCAGAAAAATTATTAATACAAAGAACTTTCTGATTTTCATATTTTCTTATATACGCGATTATTTTATCATTTCCTAATTCTACTGGAATAAATTCCCCAAAAATCAAACAATCTGAATATTTTCCATTTTGCCGTAAATCAATCATTTTTTTATAATGGGCAAAAATTGAATCTTCATTATTTATTTGAGATTCTGCATTCACTTTTTTATGACTTCCAGTCAATTCTATCCATGCTTTTACATTCTCATCTTTTGAAAATCCTGCATTTTTACTGCTATTCCATTGGAAAGGTGTTCTTGAATTGTCACGGCTTCTTTTGTTTACAAAATATAGTGCTTCTTCAGGCGAAAATCCTTCTCCCAATGCTCGTTGATACTGATCTTTACTGGCAATATCATCAAACTGTTCTATATCAGTTCTCTCAAAATTGTCCATTCCTATTTCCTGTCCCTGATAAATAAACGGTGTCCCGCGTAAAAAGAAAAATAATGTTGCAAGTAATTTTGCATTTATTTCATTTGCTTTTTTCCCTAAAAATTTATTCAAACTTCTTGGTAGGTCATGATTTTCCAAAAATGGTGCTCCCCATCCATATTTCTGCTGTGTCAACTGACTCTCAAAAATTTTGTCTCTTAATTCTTTCACTTTCACATCCTGCACTGAATAATAAAATCCTTCCTTTGCCATATCCAAATCAGAATAACTAAAATCAAAAATCATTGAAAAAAATCCATCTGCACCAATAAAATCATTGTATCTTTCGTATTCCAGCAAAGGTGTTTCAGCTACAGTCATGCAGTTATATTTTTTAAAAGTTTCTTGTGCCAATTCTCCCAAAAATTCCTCAATTCCCGGCTGATTTAAAGTATACTTTATATTATGTGCAAATCCATCTGCTCCATCAACAGGCAAATCTAAGTAATCCTTATCTTTTTTTATTGAATTTATGGCATCTACTCTGAATCCAGCTATTCCCTTTTCTAGCCAGTAATTTACCATTTTATAAAGTTCTTCTCTTACTTCAGCATTTTCCCAATTTAAATCAGGCTGTTTCTTTGAAAATAAATGTAAATAATACATTTCATTCCCATTTTCATCAGTTTCTCCTTCAACCTTTTCCCAAGCAGAACCTCCAAAATGGCTTCTCCAGTTTGTTGGTGGCAGTCCATTTTTTCCTCTTTTAAAAATATAATAATTTCTATACTTGCTTTCAGGATTTCTTAATGCTTCCAAAAACCACTCATGCTCATCAGAAGTATGATTAATTACTAAATCTAAAATTATCTTTATTCCTCTTTTTTCCGCCTCTACAATTAATCTTTCTAAATCTTCCTTTGTTCCAAATTCAGGATTTATATCATAATAATCAGAAATATCGTATCCATTGTCATCCATTGGCGACTTATACACAGGACAAATCCAGATAAGAGTTATCCCCAGTTCTTTTAGATAGTCCAATTTTTCAGTAATTCCGTTCAAATCTCCAATTCCATCATTGTTGCTATCATAAAAACTTCTTGGATATATTTGATATCCAACTTCTTTTTTCCACCATTTTTTATCTAGTTTTTTTGTATCCATATTTTCTCCTTTTTCAGAATTATTTTATATTATCAATAAAAAGATTATCTCACAAGTTAAGAATAATTCGTAAATAAATTTTTAAACTTTTGAGATAATCCTATAAATTAAGTATATTTGTTAATTATTTCAACACTGGCCAGAAATCTTTATTTGCTTCAATTAAGTCATCCAATATTGCTTTTGCAACAGATGCACTTGGTACAGTTCTTGATAATGTAATTGCTTGCCATAATTTTTGGTATGAACCTTCAATCCATGCTTCTACTACCAATTTTTCAACTGATACTTGTTGTTCCATTAATCCTTTTTGGAATTGAGGGATTTTACCTTGGACAATTTTTTCTGGTCCATTTGAACCTACTATACAAGGCACTTCAACCATTGCAGTTGGATCAAAGTTTGAGATTGCACCATCATTTTCTACTATTAATAACATTCTTTCTTTTGTATCATAAGCGATTGCTCTTGCCAAGTCAACTATATATGAAGCGTGATCGTCAACGTGTAGTTTGCTATCTTTTGCTGTTCCTTTTTCAGCGATTGCTCTACATTCTCCAAATACAAATTTTTCTCTTCCTTCCATTACTTCATTTGCTCTTGTGTGATTAGGGTCTGAGTGTTCTACTACGTAATCAGGGAAGAAGTAGTATTTTAAGTATGTGTTTGGCATTGTTGTAGGATCAATTGCAAATACATCTCTTGCTTTTGTGAATGTGTCATTCCAGCTTGCTTCTGTATTTTCTCCTTCAATTTCTACATTATATCCAATTTTTGCCACTTTTTCTCTTAATGCAGGCATTAAATCGTTTCCTTCTTTATCTCTAATGTCTGTCCACCATCCAAAGTGATTTAATCCAAAGTATCTAATTACCATATCTTTTCTTGATTTAAGCCCAAGCATTTCAGCCATTCTTATTTCAATTCCGATTGGCATATCACAAATATTTAATATTTTAGAGTTTGGACGTAATCTTCTAGTTGCTTCTGCTACGATTGCTGCAGGGTTTGAATAGTTCAACATCCATGCATTTGGTGAATATTTTTCCATATAATCAACTAGCTCGATAACTCCACCAATTGAACGCATTCCGTAAGAAATTCCTCCAGGTCCGCAAGTTTCTTGTCCTAATACTCCATGTCTTAAAGGTATTTTTTCATCTTTTTCACGCATTGCATATTTTCCAACTCTTATATGTGCCATAACAAAGTCTACATCAGTAAATGCTGTTTCAGGGTCTGTTGTATAAACAAAGTTAATATCAGGCGCTTTTTCCTTTATAATAATGTCACAAGCTTTTGCTATAACTTCTTGTCTTTCTGCATCGTTATCATAAAATTTTATTTGTCTAATAGGAAATTTATCTAAATTTTCAAGTAACATCAACACAATTCCTGGAGTAAATGTACTCCCTCCACCAGCTACTGCAATTGAAAATTTCTTCATAAATAATCATCTCCATTTCTATTTTTATTTTTATTAATTTTTATTTCTTATTTACGTCATTATATTAACATACTTTTTTTAAAAAGTCAACACTTTTATATAAATCTTTTTGAATATTTTTAAAGAATTATATAAATCTTTTTTATTTTTGTTGATATTTACTCTTATTTAGTGTATAATTACAATAGTAGTATTGATATTTATAGTAAGTATAATTTAAATGTGACCAAAAACTTAAGTTATATCTGTATCTAATTTACATATTTTCTCCAAATTGGGTTAACTATGATTTCAAAAATTACAATTATTCTACTTAAATCTTAACTTTATTCAATTTTTCTCAATTTAGCTTTCAAAAGATTTAAGTATATACAAAATATTTTATGAAAGGTTTATATAAATGAATGAAAAAATATGAAAAAGTATATCACGATATTAAAGAACAAATTAAAAATGGAACTCTGAAATCAGGAGATTTTTTAAAAAAAGAAGATGACTTAGCAATAGACTATAATTTTTCCAAACTTACTGTAAGAAAAGCACTTTCTATGTTAGAAAGAGAAGGTCTTATACAAAAAGTAAAAGGGAAAAAATCAATTGTGCTAGAGAAAAAA
Proteins encoded in this window:
- a CDS encoding PTS sugar transporter subunit IIC, with the protein product MFDKLEKILGPLATKLSSNKVLTAIRDGFLVGTPLIIVASIFLVIGNFPIPGYTEFIAKFLGKGWDGHLDAVINSTFGIIALLGVIGIGYYYGKEKGIEGIAGAAVSLVAFLIISPQTHPLFVDKEGKAFSGFASGNLGTKGLFLAMITALVSVTIFTAIKNKGWTIKLPDGVPPAVMNSFAALIPSMFVMFTFFIIRLGFLFLTKEGYAHDFIYKVLQAPLMGFGQSLIFEPIYQFLSTLFWFFGINGPAVTNTIFNPIHLALTAENLAAYNAHQPLPNIFAGPFGDFFCNFGGGGSTLSLVLLMIFKGKSERMKKLGKLSIVPGIFGINEMVIFGLPVVLNPIIAVPFLLVPLVNTILSTAATLLNIIPRTTGVLLPWTTPMFFSGWLATGSIIAGLFQIILVIIGCLIYYPFFKVLDTQYLKEETQPVEQNEKDDLEDISLDDISF
- a CDS encoding PTS sugar transporter subunit IIB, with protein sequence MKRIYLFCALGMSTSLVAKKMQDVADKHSLPVEVKAFPDNKIDVIVEEFHPDIILLGPQVKFKFEETASKYEPKGIPVAVIDLEDYGKVDGERILKRAIKILKEKAVKEDV
- a CDS encoding haloacid dehalogenase-like hydrolase, which encodes MGKRLLSCFTSDFSKMSGQDLKNAIKASEGRTVLSENVTGRRSVTGDVTNSELARAFGADLILLNGLDVYNPVIAALPESDEPIKLLKKLTGRPVGLNLEPVDLNADMMEEIEIIPEGRMCSEATLKKIEEMGFDFVCLTGNPGTGVTNNRISEGIKQAKKYFSGMVIAGKMHSAGVDEPVANLDVVKEFIESGADVIMLPAVGTVPGFTQDEMIKAVRFIKENGALSMSAIGTSQESSTRETIRQIAIMNKIAGVDIQHIGDAGYSGVANYENIMELSIAIRGVRHTIRMIAASNDR
- a CDS encoding replication initiation protein: MDIYFSEKFTNLKNTINLKFSKKITKNEKNFFKLLFFRIASDYSFLEKAEIRFEELLPILEFPSIHDFTTFFNALMEKHIFFSTDMQFSGSFGIISSFILHSDYCQIFFTEEFKNCFSLKKNFFSLLDIEKFIFMNDFFSFSFYNSIIKNFKDKNEVTLPVSLVKTYLNANDKYERFFDFEKYILKKAILDINTFTDFSIEYEKIKEHKKATNKITSISFYINKSKQSYKPFDNKIYKMLEPIKEKISNPEEIYHLFVLYVSKRGYKYVYDNIDYVKNSFSEDFEKNLKKALMLNLASNNLKLFVNVSKTVKSPIVLFYTLTRKLNKIKRHYPKIEELMYNFKLKNIDSISYFNDNDSFEFSNKYIRIFVKYYSSKKSIIEIYLPSNIIEKIKLEKEI
- a CDS encoding HAD family hydrolase, encoding MKIKGILFDFNGTMLFDSALQEDVWKKFLRSKIGREITNEEIHKYIHGGNNKTVLSYFFNKDFSNEEVQKLGEEKESMYRDMCLKDEKMFKLVKGLPEFLNKLKEAGIPITIATGAPISNVKFYFEHLNLGKWFDINKVVYTDGSFKGKPEPDIFLKAAKNINVDIENCAVFEDAILGIEAAKRANASKIIAVSSTLDTNKLSSIDGVSYVIKDFTEISIDNL
- a CDS encoding glycoside hydrolase family 13 protein yields the protein MDTKKLDKKWWKKEVGYQIYPRSFYDSNNDGIGDLNGITEKLDYLKELGITLIWICPVYKSPMDDNGYDISDYYDINPEFGTKEDLERLIVEAEKRGIKIILDLVINHTSDEHEWFLEALRNPESKYRNYYIFKRGKNGLPPTNWRSHFGGSAWEKVEGETDENGNEMYYLHLFSKKQPDLNWENAEVREELYKMVNYWLEKGIAGFRVDAINSIKKDKDYLDLPVDGADGFAHNIKYTLNQPGIEEFLGELAQETFKKYNCMTVAETPLLEYERYNDFIGADGFFSMIFDFSYSDLDMAKEGFYYSVQDVKVKELRDKIFESQLTQQKYGWGAPFLENHDLPRSLNKFLGKKANEINAKLLATLFFFLRGTPFIYQGQEIGMDNFERTDIEQFDDIASKDQYQRALGEGFSPEEALYFVNKRSRDNSRTPFQWNSSKNAGFSKDENVKAWIELTGSHKKVNAESQINNEDSIFAHYKKMIDLRQNGKYSDCLIFGEFIPVELGNDKIIAYIRKYENQKVLCINNFSDKKQEVELSKIAKNIGKKEIKLGDILINNYGNIENDGKVLVLEGYQSLLVQIL
- a CDS encoding 6-phospho-alpha-glucosidase, with product MKKFSIAVAGGGSTFTPGIVLMLLENLDKFPIRQIKFYDNDAERQEVIAKACDIIIKEKAPDINFVYTTDPETAFTDVDFVMAHIRVGKYAMREKDEKIPLRHGVLGQETCGPGGISYGMRSIGGVIELVDYMEKYSPNAWMLNYSNPAAIVAEATRRLRPNSKILNICDMPIGIEIRMAEMLGLKSRKDMVIRYFGLNHFGWWTDIRDKEGNDLMPALREKVAKIGYNVEIEGENTEASWNDTFTKARDVFAIDPTTMPNTYLKYYFFPDYVVEHSDPNHTRANEVMEGREKFVFGECRAIAEKGTAKDSKLHVDDHASYIVDLARAIAYDTKERMLLIVENDGAISNFDPTAMVEVPCIVGSNGPEKIVQGKIPQFQKGLMEQQVSVEKLVVEAWIEGSYQKLWQAITLSRTVPSASVAKAILDDLIEANKDFWPVLK